A genome region from Manihot esculenta cultivar AM560-2 chromosome 5, M.esculenta_v8, whole genome shotgun sequence includes the following:
- the LOC110614465 gene encoding ARM REPEAT PROTEIN INTERACTING WITH ABF2-like isoform X3 yields MDQPSIAARKSLKRKLEHDSLEGRDDRKFRAAEAEAEPDTTGQDLALEIQAHVDILNSTFSSLEADRAAAKRASHFLSQLAKNEEIVNLIVDCGAVPALVMHLMAPPPLRGESTPKQYEHEVEKESAFALGLIAVKPEHQQLIVDAGALSHLVDLLRRHKSSSNSRAINGVIRRAADAITNLAHENNVIKTCVRIEGGIPPLVELLEFVDVKVQRAAAGALRTLAFKNDENKNQIVQCNALPTLILMLQSEDPTVHCEAVGVIGNLVHSSPNIKKEVLLAGALQPVIGLLSCSESQREAALLLGQFAAADSDCKVHIVQRGAVRPLIDMLESPDAQIKEMSAFALGRLAQEMHNQAGIAHSGGIVPLLKLLESKNGSLQHNAAFALYGLADNEDNVAELVKVGGFQKLQDGEFIVQATKDCVDKTLKRLEEKVHGQQVLNHLLYLMRVAEKSVQGQIALALAHLCAPDDRKAIFLDNNGLELLLGLLESGNQMQQHAGAAALYKLAAKTTSVSLLDAAPLSPTPQVYLGEQFVNNPTLSDVTFLVEGKRFYAHRICLLASSDAFRAMFDGGYRERDAKDVEIPNIRWDVFELMMRFIYTGSVDVDIEVAQDLLRAADQYLLEGLKLLCEYTIAQDISVENVSLMYELSEGFNARSLMEACILFIFEQFDKLSSKPWCSHLIQHILPEVRDYFTKALTKPIQANLKQV; encoded by the exons ATGGATCAACCATCAATCGCTGCAAGAAAGAGCTTGAAGCGGAAGCTAGAGCACGACTCCCTTGAAGGTAGAGATGATCGCAAGTTCCGGGCTGCCGAAGCCGAAGCTGAACCTGATACAACTGGTCAAGATCTGGCTCTTGAAATCCAAGCCCATGTGGATATCCTTAACTCGACCTTTTCTTCTTTAGAAGCCGATCGCGCCGCTGCCAAGCGCGCTTCTCACTTCCTTTCTCAGCTCGCCAAGAACG AGGAAATCGTGAATTTGATCGTGGATTGTGGCGCTGTGCCGGCGCTGGTGATGCATCTTATGGCGCCACCTCCTTTGAGAGGTGAAAGTACTCCAAAACAGTACGAACATGAGGTGGAGAAAGAAAGTGCATTCGCACTTGGACTTATCGCTGTGAAG CCTGAGCATCAACAACTCATAGTAGATGCTGGAGCTCTGTCCCATCTTGTGGACCTTTTGAGGAGGCATAAGAGCAGTAGTAATTCTCGAGCAATCAATGGTGTTATCAGAAGGGCAGCTGATGCAATCACTAACCTTGCTCATGAGAATAATGTCATTAAAACATGTGTCAG GATTGAAGGTGGCATCCCACCTCTTGTTGAACTGCTTGAGTTTGTTGATGTAAAGGTGCAGAGAGCAGCTGCAGGGGCACTGCGGACCCTTGCATTTAAAAATGATGAAAACAAAAATCAG ATTGTGCAATGCAATGCTCTACCCACTCTTATACTAATGCTTCAATCAGAGGATCCTACTGTCCACTGTGAAGCG GTTGGTGTTATTGGAAATCTGGTTCACTCATCTCCCAACATAAAGAAAGAAGTTCTTCTTGCTGGAGCTTTACAACCAGTGATTGGATTGCTTAG CTGTTCAGAAAGCCAAAGAGAAGCAGCATTGTTACTGGGACAATTTGCTGCCGCTGATTCAGATTGCAAG GTGCATATAGTTCAAAGAGGAGCTGTCCGGCCATTAATTGATATGCTAGAGTCTCCAGATGCACAAATTAAAGAAATGTCAGCGTTTGCACTGGGGAGATTGGCACag gaaATGCATAACCAAGCTGGCATTGCCCATAGTGGTGGCATAGTGCCATTGCTTAAGCTTCTTGAATCAAAGAATGGATCTTTGCAGCATAATGCTGCTTTTGCCCTATATGGCCTTGCGGATAATGAG GATAATGTTGCAGAGCTTGTGAAGGTTGGTGGTTTTCAGAAACTCCAAGATGGAGAATTCATTGTTCAA GCCACAAAGGATTGTGTTGATAAAACATTGAAAAGACTAGAGGAGAAAGTTCATGGGCAA CAGGTACTGAACCACCTCTTATATTTGATGCGGGTTGCAGAGAAATCTGTTCAGGGACAAATTGCTTTAGCTCTTGCTCATCTCTGTGCTCCTGATGATCGCAAAGCTATTTTTCTTGATAACAATG GGTTAGAGTTGCTGCTGGGGCTTCTTGAGTCTGGAAACCAGATGCAGCAACATGCTGGTGCTGCAGCTTTGTACAAGCTGGCCGCCAAAACCACTTCAGTCTCACTGTTGGATGCTGCTCCCCTATCACCAACACCACAG GTATATTTGGGTGAGCAATTTGTTAACAATCCCACGCTGTCTGATGTTACATTCTTGGTTGAAG GTAAACGATTCTATGCTCATAGAATTTGCCTCCTTGCTTCTTCGGATGCTTTCCGTGCAATGTTTGATGGGGGTTACAGG GAGAGGGATGCTAAAGATGTAGAGATCCCAAATATTAGATGGGATGTTTTTGAGTTGATGATGAG GTTCATATACACAGGATCTGTGGATGTTGATATTGAGGTTGCACAGGATCTTCTTAGAGCTGCTGATCAGTATCTTCTGGAAGGTCTTAAACTTCTCTGCGAGTATACTATTGCACAG GATATTTCTGTGGAAAATGTCTCACTTATGTACGAGTTATCAGAGGGCTTTAATGCTAGGTCATTGATGGAAGCTTGCATACTGTTTATATTTGAGCAATTTGACAAACTCAGTTCCAAGCCATG GTGTTCTCATTTAATCCAACACATTTTGCCCGAGGTACGAGATTACTTTACTAAAGCACTTACCAAGCCCATCCAAGCTAACTTGAAGCAAGTGTAG
- the LOC110614465 gene encoding ARM REPEAT PROTEIN INTERACTING WITH ABF2-like isoform X1: MDQPSIAARKSLKRKLEHDSLEGRDDRKFRAAEAEAEPDTTGQDLALEIQAHVDILNSTFSSLEADRAAAKRASHFLSQLAKNEEIVNLIVDCGAVPALVMHLMAPPPLRGESTPKQYEHEVEKESAFALGLIAVKPEHQQLIVDAGALSHLVDLLRRHKSSSNSRAINGVIRRAADAITNLAHENNVIKTCVRIEGGIPPLVELLEFVDVKVQRAAAGALRTLAFKNDENKNQIVQCNALPTLILMLQSEDPTVHCEAVGVIGNLVHSSPNIKKEVLLAGALQPVIGLLSSSCSESQREAALLLGQFAAADSDCKVHIVQRGAVRPLIDMLESPDAQIKEMSAFALGRLAQEMHNQAGIAHSGGIVPLLKLLESKNGSLQHNAAFALYGLADNEDNVAELVKVGGFQKLQDGEFIVQATKDCVDKTLKRLEEKVHGQQVLNHLLYLMRVAEKSVQGQIALALAHLCAPDDRKAIFLDNNGLELLLGLLESGNQMQQHAGAAALYKLAAKTTSVSLLDAAPLSPTPQVYLGEQFVNNPTLSDVTFLVEGKRFYAHRICLLASSDAFRAMFDGGYRERDAKDVEIPNIRWDVFELMMRFIYTGSVDVDIEVAQDLLRAADQYLLEGLKLLCEYTIAQDISVENVSLMYELSEGFNARSLMEACILFIFEQFDKLSSKPWCSHLIQHILPEVRDYFTKALTKPIQANLKQV, encoded by the exons ATGGATCAACCATCAATCGCTGCAAGAAAGAGCTTGAAGCGGAAGCTAGAGCACGACTCCCTTGAAGGTAGAGATGATCGCAAGTTCCGGGCTGCCGAAGCCGAAGCTGAACCTGATACAACTGGTCAAGATCTGGCTCTTGAAATCCAAGCCCATGTGGATATCCTTAACTCGACCTTTTCTTCTTTAGAAGCCGATCGCGCCGCTGCCAAGCGCGCTTCTCACTTCCTTTCTCAGCTCGCCAAGAACG AGGAAATCGTGAATTTGATCGTGGATTGTGGCGCTGTGCCGGCGCTGGTGATGCATCTTATGGCGCCACCTCCTTTGAGAGGTGAAAGTACTCCAAAACAGTACGAACATGAGGTGGAGAAAGAAAGTGCATTCGCACTTGGACTTATCGCTGTGAAG CCTGAGCATCAACAACTCATAGTAGATGCTGGAGCTCTGTCCCATCTTGTGGACCTTTTGAGGAGGCATAAGAGCAGTAGTAATTCTCGAGCAATCAATGGTGTTATCAGAAGGGCAGCTGATGCAATCACTAACCTTGCTCATGAGAATAATGTCATTAAAACATGTGTCAG GATTGAAGGTGGCATCCCACCTCTTGTTGAACTGCTTGAGTTTGTTGATGTAAAGGTGCAGAGAGCAGCTGCAGGGGCACTGCGGACCCTTGCATTTAAAAATGATGAAAACAAAAATCAG ATTGTGCAATGCAATGCTCTACCCACTCTTATACTAATGCTTCAATCAGAGGATCCTACTGTCCACTGTGAAGCG GTTGGTGTTATTGGAAATCTGGTTCACTCATCTCCCAACATAAAGAAAGAAGTTCTTCTTGCTGGAGCTTTACAACCAGTGATTGGATTGCTTAG CTCCAGCTGTTCAGAAAGCCAAAGAGAAGCAGCATTGTTACTGGGACAATTTGCTGCCGCTGATTCAGATTGCAAG GTGCATATAGTTCAAAGAGGAGCTGTCCGGCCATTAATTGATATGCTAGAGTCTCCAGATGCACAAATTAAAGAAATGTCAGCGTTTGCACTGGGGAGATTGGCACag gaaATGCATAACCAAGCTGGCATTGCCCATAGTGGTGGCATAGTGCCATTGCTTAAGCTTCTTGAATCAAAGAATGGATCTTTGCAGCATAATGCTGCTTTTGCCCTATATGGCCTTGCGGATAATGAG GATAATGTTGCAGAGCTTGTGAAGGTTGGTGGTTTTCAGAAACTCCAAGATGGAGAATTCATTGTTCAA GCCACAAAGGATTGTGTTGATAAAACATTGAAAAGACTAGAGGAGAAAGTTCATGGGCAA CAGGTACTGAACCACCTCTTATATTTGATGCGGGTTGCAGAGAAATCTGTTCAGGGACAAATTGCTTTAGCTCTTGCTCATCTCTGTGCTCCTGATGATCGCAAAGCTATTTTTCTTGATAACAATG GGTTAGAGTTGCTGCTGGGGCTTCTTGAGTCTGGAAACCAGATGCAGCAACATGCTGGTGCTGCAGCTTTGTACAAGCTGGCCGCCAAAACCACTTCAGTCTCACTGTTGGATGCTGCTCCCCTATCACCAACACCACAG GTATATTTGGGTGAGCAATTTGTTAACAATCCCACGCTGTCTGATGTTACATTCTTGGTTGAAG GTAAACGATTCTATGCTCATAGAATTTGCCTCCTTGCTTCTTCGGATGCTTTCCGTGCAATGTTTGATGGGGGTTACAGG GAGAGGGATGCTAAAGATGTAGAGATCCCAAATATTAGATGGGATGTTTTTGAGTTGATGATGAG GTTCATATACACAGGATCTGTGGATGTTGATATTGAGGTTGCACAGGATCTTCTTAGAGCTGCTGATCAGTATCTTCTGGAAGGTCTTAAACTTCTCTGCGAGTATACTATTGCACAG GATATTTCTGTGGAAAATGTCTCACTTATGTACGAGTTATCAGAGGGCTTTAATGCTAGGTCATTGATGGAAGCTTGCATACTGTTTATATTTGAGCAATTTGACAAACTCAGTTCCAAGCCATG GTGTTCTCATTTAATCCAACACATTTTGCCCGAGGTACGAGATTACTTTACTAAAGCACTTACCAAGCCCATCCAAGCTAACTTGAAGCAAGTGTAG
- the LOC110614465 gene encoding ARM REPEAT PROTEIN INTERACTING WITH ABF2-like isoform X2 — translation MDQPSIAARKSLKRKLEHDSLEGRDDRKFRAAEAEAEPDTTGQDLALEIQAHVDILNSTFSSLEADRAAAKRASHFLSQLAKNEEIVNLIVDCGAVPALVMHLMAPPPLRGESTPKQYEHEVEKESAFALGLIAVKPEHQQLIVDAGALSHLVDLLRRHKSSSNSRAINGVIRRAADAITNLAHENNVIKTCVRIEGGIPPLVELLEFVDVKVQRAAAGALRTLAFKNDENKNQIVQCNALPTLILMLQSEDPTVHCEAVGVIGNLVHSSPNIKKEVLLAGALQPVIGLLSSSCSESQREAALLLGQFAAADSDCKVHIVQRGAVRPLIDMLESPDAQIKEMSAFALGRLAQEMHNQAGIAHSGGIVPLLKLLESKNGSLQHNAAFALYGLADNEDNVAELVKVGGFQKLQDGEFIVQATKDCVDKTLKRLEEKVHGQVLNHLLYLMRVAEKSVQGQIALALAHLCAPDDRKAIFLDNNGLELLLGLLESGNQMQQHAGAAALYKLAAKTTSVSLLDAAPLSPTPQVYLGEQFVNNPTLSDVTFLVEGKRFYAHRICLLASSDAFRAMFDGGYRERDAKDVEIPNIRWDVFELMMRFIYTGSVDVDIEVAQDLLRAADQYLLEGLKLLCEYTIAQDISVENVSLMYELSEGFNARSLMEACILFIFEQFDKLSSKPWCSHLIQHILPEVRDYFTKALTKPIQANLKQV, via the exons ATGGATCAACCATCAATCGCTGCAAGAAAGAGCTTGAAGCGGAAGCTAGAGCACGACTCCCTTGAAGGTAGAGATGATCGCAAGTTCCGGGCTGCCGAAGCCGAAGCTGAACCTGATACAACTGGTCAAGATCTGGCTCTTGAAATCCAAGCCCATGTGGATATCCTTAACTCGACCTTTTCTTCTTTAGAAGCCGATCGCGCCGCTGCCAAGCGCGCTTCTCACTTCCTTTCTCAGCTCGCCAAGAACG AGGAAATCGTGAATTTGATCGTGGATTGTGGCGCTGTGCCGGCGCTGGTGATGCATCTTATGGCGCCACCTCCTTTGAGAGGTGAAAGTACTCCAAAACAGTACGAACATGAGGTGGAGAAAGAAAGTGCATTCGCACTTGGACTTATCGCTGTGAAG CCTGAGCATCAACAACTCATAGTAGATGCTGGAGCTCTGTCCCATCTTGTGGACCTTTTGAGGAGGCATAAGAGCAGTAGTAATTCTCGAGCAATCAATGGTGTTATCAGAAGGGCAGCTGATGCAATCACTAACCTTGCTCATGAGAATAATGTCATTAAAACATGTGTCAG GATTGAAGGTGGCATCCCACCTCTTGTTGAACTGCTTGAGTTTGTTGATGTAAAGGTGCAGAGAGCAGCTGCAGGGGCACTGCGGACCCTTGCATTTAAAAATGATGAAAACAAAAATCAG ATTGTGCAATGCAATGCTCTACCCACTCTTATACTAATGCTTCAATCAGAGGATCCTACTGTCCACTGTGAAGCG GTTGGTGTTATTGGAAATCTGGTTCACTCATCTCCCAACATAAAGAAAGAAGTTCTTCTTGCTGGAGCTTTACAACCAGTGATTGGATTGCTTAG CTCCAGCTGTTCAGAAAGCCAAAGAGAAGCAGCATTGTTACTGGGACAATTTGCTGCCGCTGATTCAGATTGCAAG GTGCATATAGTTCAAAGAGGAGCTGTCCGGCCATTAATTGATATGCTAGAGTCTCCAGATGCACAAATTAAAGAAATGTCAGCGTTTGCACTGGGGAGATTGGCACag gaaATGCATAACCAAGCTGGCATTGCCCATAGTGGTGGCATAGTGCCATTGCTTAAGCTTCTTGAATCAAAGAATGGATCTTTGCAGCATAATGCTGCTTTTGCCCTATATGGCCTTGCGGATAATGAG GATAATGTTGCAGAGCTTGTGAAGGTTGGTGGTTTTCAGAAACTCCAAGATGGAGAATTCATTGTTCAA GCCACAAAGGATTGTGTTGATAAAACATTGAAAAGACTAGAGGAGAAAGTTCATGGGCAA GTACTGAACCACCTCTTATATTTGATGCGGGTTGCAGAGAAATCTGTTCAGGGACAAATTGCTTTAGCTCTTGCTCATCTCTGTGCTCCTGATGATCGCAAAGCTATTTTTCTTGATAACAATG GGTTAGAGTTGCTGCTGGGGCTTCTTGAGTCTGGAAACCAGATGCAGCAACATGCTGGTGCTGCAGCTTTGTACAAGCTGGCCGCCAAAACCACTTCAGTCTCACTGTTGGATGCTGCTCCCCTATCACCAACACCACAG GTATATTTGGGTGAGCAATTTGTTAACAATCCCACGCTGTCTGATGTTACATTCTTGGTTGAAG GTAAACGATTCTATGCTCATAGAATTTGCCTCCTTGCTTCTTCGGATGCTTTCCGTGCAATGTTTGATGGGGGTTACAGG GAGAGGGATGCTAAAGATGTAGAGATCCCAAATATTAGATGGGATGTTTTTGAGTTGATGATGAG GTTCATATACACAGGATCTGTGGATGTTGATATTGAGGTTGCACAGGATCTTCTTAGAGCTGCTGATCAGTATCTTCTGGAAGGTCTTAAACTTCTCTGCGAGTATACTATTGCACAG GATATTTCTGTGGAAAATGTCTCACTTATGTACGAGTTATCAGAGGGCTTTAATGCTAGGTCATTGATGGAAGCTTGCATACTGTTTATATTTGAGCAATTTGACAAACTCAGTTCCAAGCCATG GTGTTCTCATTTAATCCAACACATTTTGCCCGAGGTACGAGATTACTTTACTAAAGCACTTACCAAGCCCATCCAAGCTAACTTGAAGCAAGTGTAG